One Panicum virgatum strain AP13 chromosome 9K, P.virgatum_v5, whole genome shotgun sequence genomic region harbors:
- the LOC120648777 gene encoding uncharacterized protein LOC120648777 → MHEMEDRMTSGEVELVGLWRYWGIQALVLLSFTLQVALLVLAEFRRWVDSGVLRFFVWSAYMLADSTAIYVLGHMTVTGGGGSSSELVALWAPFLLMHLGGQDNITAYAVEDNSLWLRHLQTLAVQAAAAAYVLYESSILSGRRRPGGVSVRRPAAVILLVVGVLKYGERVWALRCAGSSTSGRNYRPFQRAEMTRGTWSDDNMRRLHPIVTSTGSSLDDPDAEACLLIAQSMVDVPRDLLQGPLPYVVRYAGTAIVPRDKLYRVVELQLSLMHDAFYTKAEVTHTCCGLCARVACAVATAVAFVHLVQDLCVITTTISAGAGDGHRRRAAAAADVAITWLLLLGAVILEFASALRALLSSRTCALLLENCGDDRPGYGEGLQKTLDSLGRALVSLRRLARAARWRSRRCWSRSMGQHSLLRLCCRTRYSRWSRAARCVGLEDPWNTLAHSSSIAVPPLVEQLLRQHIARNAVADDHGRGGGRLVTTWGPAALRRWGLHERHSWSVEETILVWHIATAVYTSWCKQQQQQEEEDAGAGSAAAAIAAVEALSNYMLFLLAARPYMLPAPASRNAYVEMCYGLGCLTYTSVGDLAASLRRYGDASLLNPSATAPSSFEFSYMGSDEHSSLVNNEIFKTACMLGAKLVGEPEQRDHHDSPAAGDGDGNGDGITLELLLRVWAEMLCDTGHRCSAYSHARQLGSGGELITVAAILSQYYTKYII, encoded by the coding sequence ATGCATGAGATGGAGGATCGGATGACATCAGGAGAAGTGGAGCTAGTGGGGCTTTGGAGATACTGGGGCATCCAGGCCCTGGTGCTgctgagcttcacgctccagGTGGCCCTCCTCGTCCTGGCGGAGTTCCGGCGGTGGGTCGACTCCGGCGTGCTAAGGTTCTTCGTCTGGTCCGCGTACATGCTGGCCGACTCGACGGCGATCTACGTGCTCGGCCACATGACCGTGACCGGGGGCGGCGGGTCGTCGTCGGAGCTGGTGGCGCTGTGGGCGCCGTTCCTGCTGATGCACCTCGGCGGGCAGGACAACATCACCGCCTACGCCGTCGAGGACAACAGCCTGTGGCTGCGCCACCTGCAGACTCTCGCCGTGCAGGCGGCCGCAGCTGCCTACGTCCTCTACGAGTCCTCCATCCtcagcggcaggcggcggcccggcggcgtgTCGGTCCGGCGGCCGGCTGCCGTCATCCTGCTCGTGGTCGGCGTCCTCAAGTACGGCGAGAGGGTGTGGGCCCTCCGGTGCGCCGGGAGCAGCACGTCCGGCCGCAACTACCGGCCTTTCCAAAGGGCGGAGATGACCCGCGGCACGTGGAGCGACGACAACatgcgccgcctccaccccatAGTAACCTCGACCGGGTCCAGCCTGGACGACCCGGACGCCGAGGCGTGCCTGCTGATCGCGCAGAGCATGGTGGACGTGCCCCGGGACCTCCTGCAGGGGCCCCTGCCCTACGTGGTCCGCTACGCCGGCACTGCGATTGTGCCCCGGGACAAGCTGTACCGGGTGGTGGAGCTGCAGCTGTCCCTGATGCACGACGCCTTCTACACCAAGGCCGAGGTCACGCACacctgctgcggcctctgcgcCCGCGTCGCCTGCGCGGTGGCCACCGCCGTCGCGTTCGTTCACCTCGTGCAGGATCTTTGTGTTATTACCACTACTATTTCAGCTGGTGCTGGTGATGGTCatcgccgtcgagccgccgccgccgccgacgtcgccaTCACCTGGCTTCTGCTCCTCGGCGCCGTCATCCTGGAGTTCGCGTCGGCGCTGAGGGCCCTGCTGTCGAGCCGGACATGCGCGCTCCTGCTCGAGAACTGCGGCGACGATCGCCCGGGCTACGGCGAGGGCCTGCAGAAGACGCTCGACTCCCTCGGCCGGGCGCTCGTGTCGCTCCGCCGGCTCGCCcgcgcggcgcggtggaggagTCGGCGCTGCTGGTCCCGCTCCATGGGCCAGCACAGCTTGCTCCGGCTGTGCTGCCGCACGAGGTACAGCCGGTGGAGCCGCGCGGCGCGATGCGTGGGGCTCGAGGACCCGTGGAACACCCTGGCTCACTCAAGCTCCATCGCCGTCCCGCCCTTGGTCGagcagctgctgcggcagcaCATCGCGCGCAACGCCGTCGCGGACGACCACggccgcggtggcgggcggCTTGTCACCACGTGGGGCCCCGCGGCGCTCCGGAGGTGGGGTCTCCATGAGCGCCACTCTTGGAGCGTGGAGGAGACCATCCTCGTCTGGCACATCGCCACCGCCGTCTACACCAGCTGgtgcaagcagcagcagcagcaggaggaggaggacgccggcgccggcagcgcggcggcggcaattgcggcggtggaggcgctcTCCAACTACATGCTGTTCCTCCTGGCCGCGCGTCCCTACATGCTGCCGGCCCCTGCCAGCCGCAACGCCTACGTCGAGATGTGCTACGGTCTCGGCTGCTTGACCTACACCTCGGTCGGCGATCTGGCAGCCTCACTGCGGCGCTACGGGGATGCATCGCTCCTCAACCCATCAGCTACTGCACCCTCCTCTTTTGAGTTCTCCTATATGGGTTCGGACGAACACAGCTCCCTTGTAAACAACGAAATATTCAAGACGGCATGTATGCTCGGCGCAAAGCTCGTCGGCGAACCGGAACAACGAGATCACCATGACTCGCCTGCtgctggcgatggcgatggcaaTGGCGATGGCATCACGCTGGAGCTGCTGCTGCGAGTGTGGGCGGAGATGCTGTGCGACACAGGCCACCGATGCAGCGCCTACTCTCATGCCAGGCAGCTCGGTAGTGGCGGCGAGCTCATCACCGTCGCTGCCATTCTCTCCCAATACTACACCAAGTATATCATTTAA